A window of Chitinophaga sp. MM2321 contains these coding sequences:
- a CDS encoding FAD-binding oxidoreductase translates to MKTQHSSHHTRVTTGKITPADPRYNDLAGRGFNKRFAGRPAYIRLVGSVAEVVDAVQEAVNEKLRVVVRSGGHCLEGFVSNPEVRVVIDTSLMSEVYYDATMNAFAVEAGATMGEVYRKLFLGWGVTIPAGESPDIGAGGHILGGAFGFICRGYGLAADYLYGVEIVVVAETGTARSVVATRNPADPNHDLWWGHTGAGGGNFGIVTRYWLRTPGAPGTDPRLLLPAAPESVLVFRVAWNWVDIDQRAFTTLMRNFGIWCERNSDADSPYTGLHSMFSFWRQQYGKVELFGLSTAGAAATQHFEAHLAAVNDNVGAPCTHTLEKCSWLAFATNPFPEFFNPGVDARFKFKDAFLRKPFTDHQMAVAYDYLTRTDHDVVGGSLGLVTYGGMVNTVAQDATAAAQRDAVLSTSCTVGWMDPQVESCMLAWVRAFYRDLYADTGGVPVPGEQCDGAMINHPDTDLADPAWNTSGVPWHTLYYKENYGRLQQIKRRWDPHNIFHHALSIRPV, encoded by the coding sequence ATGAAAACGCAACATTCATCACACCATACACGGGTTACTACAGGCAAAATTACGCCCGCTGATCCGCGCTATAACGACCTGGCCGGCAGGGGATTCAACAAACGATTTGCTGGCAGGCCGGCATACATCCGGTTGGTAGGTAGTGTTGCGGAAGTTGTGGATGCGGTACAGGAAGCCGTCAATGAAAAATTGCGGGTGGTAGTACGTAGCGGCGGGCACTGCCTGGAAGGTTTTGTCTCCAATCCGGAAGTGCGCGTGGTGATTGATACCTCGCTGATGTCGGAAGTTTATTATGATGCGACGATGAATGCCTTTGCAGTGGAGGCTGGCGCTACTATGGGCGAAGTATACCGCAAATTATTCCTGGGCTGGGGCGTAACCATCCCCGCTGGTGAAAGTCCTGATATCGGCGCCGGCGGCCACATACTTGGTGGCGCCTTCGGTTTTATATGCCGGGGATACGGACTGGCAGCAGACTATCTGTATGGCGTGGAAATAGTGGTAGTGGCTGAAACCGGAACTGCGCGGAGCGTGGTGGCCACCAGGAATCCCGCTGACCCGAATCACGATCTGTGGTGGGGACATACCGGCGCCGGCGGTGGAAACTTTGGCATCGTTACCCGTTATTGGCTCAGAACGCCGGGCGCTCCGGGTACAGACCCCCGTTTGTTGCTACCCGCAGCGCCGGAGTCAGTACTGGTTTTCAGGGTAGCATGGAACTGGGTGGATATTGACCAGCGCGCCTTCACTACCCTGATGCGCAACTTCGGAATATGGTGTGAGCGCAATAGTGATGCGGATTCTCCTTACACCGGTTTACACAGCATGTTTTCTTTCTGGCGGCAGCAGTATGGTAAAGTGGAGCTATTTGGATTGTCTACTGCCGGCGCCGCAGCAACGCAACATTTCGAAGCACACCTGGCGGCCGTGAATGATAACGTTGGGGCGCCTTGCACGCACACCCTGGAGAAGTGCTCCTGGCTTGCCTTTGCAACAAATCCTTTCCCGGAATTTTTCAATCCTGGTGTAGATGCCCGTTTCAAATTTAAAGATGCTTTCCTGCGCAAGCCTTTTACAGATCATCAGATGGCCGTTGCCTATGATTACCTGACAAGGACCGACCACGATGTTGTTGGTGGAAGCCTGGGGCTTGTAACCTATGGAGGAATGGTGAATACGGTAGCGCAGGACGCAACAGCTGCCGCACAACGGGACGCGGTGCTCTCTACCTCCTGTACGGTTGGCTGGATGGACCCGCAGGTGGAATCCTGCATGCTGGCCTGGGTCCGTGCTTTTTACCGCGACCTGTACGCGGATACCGGCGGCGTACCCGTGCCCGGGGAACAATGCGATGGCGCCATGATCAACCACCCTGATACAGACCTGGCTGATCCCGCCTGGAATACTTCCGGTGTTCCATGGCATACGCTCTATTACAAAGAGAATTATGGTCGGCTACAACAAATCAAGCGTCGTTGGGACCCGCATAATATCTTCCATCATGCTTTATCTATCCGCCCTGTTTAA
- a CDS encoding caspase family protein: protein MSTNNQVSSDKMAAILIGVKDYDGPDNLHPLYSAENNANSFYKMLRSRKYDVDGTGTKLGVPDARIFKKTDGAVDANALRADILNFLEKIFTTPDNGSPVSSPDLVLFYYAGHGYYDLREKKYYLTVKHTRLADLKGTAIDMEDLCELLTRFKKKVVMIIDACFSENTFDYIQSRSDFYIIASSAYNKTSKYPEDAECSVFTTTFLKWITNGIIEANGALSFKDIFDASRDELEKAEQPVPTCLEKNDTGSIILEVNNYKQPVAQPTNDVDQEPDFDVESYFEDAMRRIFSIFMPGGTIGRNFHDTVFNSFPITIAVFLRNMFVKKTLLKDVDFLLNYYYQIIRFLAFIIIKENDQTHITTRENGKIIVVNKENEQTHFLSDEDRKILGRWREPGADNSVFIEIVRYACIRGQGEFTKQLAGNMTFLNRINKIEELIASNLSVNHAGFVRFRDLLFYLLSDMRFFREYNLWTVRFVEIKKSIMGTVIYKHQVSQLYGPDPSSYSSENLLESNIGSLHNAIILIPKKPLDKEIVERNFITLWPFLIDGNSNNETASLPDVCVLSKIVNDFGERQFNYKRISLIKERNGPTVEYSSLTSFPEKKEWEEFFGAGIIQK, encoded by the coding sequence ATGAGTACCAACAACCAGGTATCTTCTGATAAGATGGCAGCAATACTTATCGGGGTAAAGGATTATGATGGCCCTGATAACCTGCATCCCTTATATAGTGCTGAAAACAACGCCAACAGCTTTTATAAGATGCTCCGGTCCCGTAAGTACGACGTGGATGGCACCGGAACAAAACTGGGTGTGCCGGATGCCAGGATCTTTAAAAAGACTGATGGCGCAGTAGATGCCAATGCCCTCAGGGCTGATATCCTGAACTTTCTCGAAAAAATATTTACCACACCGGATAATGGAAGTCCGGTCAGCTCTCCCGACCTCGTTCTTTTTTATTATGCTGGCCACGGGTATTATGATCTCAGGGAAAAAAAGTACTACCTAACGGTTAAGCATACACGTTTGGCTGATCTTAAAGGAACTGCCATTGACATGGAAGATCTGTGCGAACTGTTAACCCGTTTTAAGAAAAAGGTCGTCATGATCATTGATGCCTGTTTCAGTGAAAATACCTTTGATTATATCCAGTCCAGGAGCGACTTTTACATCATTGCTTCTTCAGCGTATAACAAAACCTCCAAATACCCCGAAGACGCGGAATGCTCGGTATTTACCACCACTTTCCTGAAATGGATCACAAATGGCATAATAGAGGCAAACGGTGCGTTATCTTTTAAGGATATCTTTGATGCTTCCAGGGATGAGCTGGAAAAGGCTGAACAGCCGGTACCCACCTGTTTAGAGAAAAACGATACCGGCAGTATTATCCTGGAAGTGAATAATTACAAACAACCCGTAGCACAGCCAACGAATGATGTGGACCAGGAACCTGATTTCGATGTGGAAAGCTATTTTGAAGATGCGATGCGGCGTATCTTCAGCATCTTTATGCCAGGCGGCACTATCGGCCGGAATTTTCATGATACGGTTTTTAACAGCTTTCCCATTACCATCGCTGTTTTTTTGCGGAACATGTTTGTTAAAAAAACACTGTTGAAAGATGTTGATTTTCTGCTCAACTATTATTACCAGATTATCCGTTTCCTGGCTTTTATCATCATAAAAGAAAATGATCAAACCCATATCACCACCCGGGAAAACGGTAAAATCATCGTTGTTAATAAGGAAAATGAGCAGACGCATTTTTTGTCTGATGAAGACCGGAAGATATTAGGCAGATGGCGGGAACCGGGCGCGGATAACAGCGTGTTTATTGAAATAGTACGCTATGCCTGTATCAGAGGACAAGGGGAATTTACAAAGCAGTTGGCAGGCAATATGACCTTTCTCAACAGGATCAATAAAATTGAAGAACTGATCGCCAGCAACCTGTCAGTAAACCATGCAGGCTTCGTCCGGTTCAGGGACCTGTTGTTCTATTTATTGTCAGATATGCGTTTTTTTAGAGAGTATAACTTATGGACTGTCCGGTTTGTGGAAATAAAAAAGAGCATTATGGGCACTGTCATCTATAAGCACCAGGTAAGCCAGCTTTACGGTCCGGACCCCAGCTCTTACTCCTCTGAGAATTTACTGGAATCCAACATTGGCTCGCTGCATAACGCCATCATCCTGATTCCCAAAAAACCGCTCGACAAAGAAATTGTAGAGCGCAATTTTATCACGCTATGGCCTTTCCTGATTGATGGTAACAGCAATAATGAAACGGCCTCGCTACCGGATGTTTGCGTACTGTCGAAAATAGTGAACGATTTTGGTGAAAGGCAATTTAATTATAAACGGATCTCCCTTATTAAAGAACGTAACGGACCTACTGTAGAATATTCATCTCTTACCTCTTTTCCTGAGAAAAAAGAATGGGAAGAGTTTTTTGGGGCAGGTATAATCCAAAAATGA
- a CDS encoding RNA polymerase sigma-70 factor: MEDVNFEKELLQQSAKGSEASFTRLFCIYKHKLYSFLLRSTGSSEMTEDIIQDVFLKLWKDRENLVNIEQFGGYIYRMAQNRVINAFRRMAKETLILAELKVPASVDAAAEDNLSAREVREQLETALEKLSPKQKLVYTLSREHGLKHDEIARHLNISPSTVNNHMIEALRTIRKHLSRHLHTTTGACCILAIITSFQK, from the coding sequence ATGGAAGATGTAAACTTTGAAAAAGAGTTGCTGCAACAGTCAGCGAAAGGCAGTGAAGCGTCATTTACCCGGCTTTTCTGTATCTATAAACATAAACTTTATAGTTTCCTGTTGCGTTCAACCGGATCTTCGGAGATGACGGAAGACATTATACAGGATGTTTTCCTGAAATTGTGGAAGGACCGTGAGAACCTGGTGAACATTGAGCAGTTTGGCGGGTATATCTACAGGATGGCCCAGAACCGGGTAATCAATGCATTCAGGCGGATGGCAAAGGAAACACTGATCCTGGCTGAACTGAAAGTACCAGCATCCGTTGATGCAGCTGCGGAAGATAATCTGTCGGCCCGCGAAGTCCGTGAACAGCTGGAAACGGCACTGGAGAAGCTTTCTCCTAAACAAAAGCTGGTATATACCCTGAGCCGGGAGCATGGGCTTAAACACGATGAAATTGCCCGGCACCTCAATATTTCTCCCTCTACGGTAAACAATCATATGATAGAAGCCCTCCGGACTATCCGTAAACACCTGAGCCGTCATCTTCATACAACTACCGGCGCCTGCTGCATTTTAGCCATTATTACCTCCTTCCAGAAATAA